TGCTAGGCTGTAGTGGCATACTAACCTTAGACTGTGCTTAAAAGAAGTGATGTGATACGAAGTACCACATCTATTATCATGGAAGAAAATAAAAACAGACTATGAAAACTGATACCAATCCTTCGCTTGCGTTTAGAAGATACCCTTCGACGACTGCGCTGCAATGCTTCGAGACAGCGGCTCGTCACCTAAGTTTTACTAATGCCGCCTTAGAGCTGCATATGACGCAAAGTGCGATAAGCAAGCAAGTGGCGCAGTTAGAAGAGATGCTGAATATCTCTTTGTTTTATCGTACCTCGCAGCGTATTTCGTTAACGCCAGCAGGCAAAGCTTATTATATCGATGTACTAAGTATTCTTAAGCATATCGAGACTGCGACGACCAATTTGATGTCGCATAGCAGTAATTTGGAGGTGCTAAAAATGGTCTCGCATCCCACTTTTTGTGCACGTTGGCTGATTCCTGCGCTTCACGGCTTTAGTCAGGAAAACCCTTTAATTAGGCTGGATATTAAAGAGCAGGTAGGTCCATTTTTCTCCGAAGAGCATGATATCGATATTGCGTTCTTATACGGAGAAGGGACGTGGTCGGGAATGCAAAACGTTAAATTGTTTGATGAGTACTGTGTGGCGGTTTGTCGCCCTGATTATTTGCAAGGTAAAGACTTGCAACCGCAGCAGTCGGACAGCTATGTATTGCTACAGCTGAGTTCACGTCCTAGCGCATGGTACGAATACTTTAAGCAGCAGCTGATTAGCTTGGATGGTACGTTTGTAGGCCCACGCTTTGATACGTTTCATGCCTGTATTTCGGCAGCTTTAACAGGTTATGGCGTTGCCTTGGTGCCGTTACGTTTGGTGGCTCCCGAGCTACAATCGGGTCAGCTGATGATGGCTTGGAAATATGCGGCCAAGGGGAGAGGGGCTTACTATATGTCTTATCCTTTATCGCTTGGCAACTCGCACAAGACCAAAGTGATGCAAGAGTGGATTGCACGCTACTTAGAAACCTCTAGTCAGAGTCAGGTGGAGTTAGCCAGTTTGCTTGGTATCACTTGTACGAGTATCAGCCACGGATAACGACAGTAAGATGATTAACTGCTAAAAGCTAATGATGAAGAATAACCTTTGCAATTAGCCACGATGACAAAAAGGAATGCCCGCCCAACTATTATTCGTTTGCCCAAATCCTATCGTTTTGTTGAAATGAGCGTCTAACTCAAGGAAGATGAGAGACGTTCATGGATTCGTTGTATAACGTTACCGATGCATTCACCATGGTGCATCCAGTAACCCTTAGCAAAGGTAAAAATGCGCACGTTTGGGATACGAATGGCAAGCACTATATTGATTTCGTCGGTGGTATCGGCGTATTAAATTTTGGTCATTGTCATCCGCATATCGTGGACGCTATCATCGATCAATCACAAAACCTCATCCACTACGCTTATAATGCGGCAGGTCACCTGCCTTACCAAAAGCTCATGCCGAGACTTTGCGATTTAGTTCCCATTGCAGGCAAACTTGCAGGCATGTTAACCAATTGCGGCGCCGAAGCGACCGAAAACGCGATCAAAATTGCCCGTATGAAGACTGGTCGTGTCGGTGTGATTGCTTTTGATGGCGGCTTTCATGGCCGTACCCTCGCAGCTGTTAATCTCAATGGTAAAGTGGCCCCGTATAAACGTGGTCTTGGCCCTCTTGCCGGCAGTGTCTATCATATCCCATTCCCAAGCCCTGATAATAATATCAGTGACCAGCAAGCGATTGACACTTTGCTGCGCCTGTTCGAGGTCGAAACGGATATTGGTAATATCGGCGCTATCATCGCAGAACCTGTACAAGGCGAGGGCGGTTTTCAATTAATGTCGTCAAAATTTGCTCAATACTTACGTAAGTTTTGTGATGATCATGGCATCTTGCTCATTATGGACGAGATTCAGTCAGGCTTTGGGCGTACAGGTACACCTTTTGCTTTCAGCCATCTAGGTATCGAGCCTGATATGGTATTGCTGGGTAAAAGTATTGCCGGCGGTTTACCATTGGGGGCAGTCATTGGTAAAGGCACTGTCATGAACGACTTACCAAAGGGCAGCTTGGGCGGTACTTATTCTGGCAACCCAGTAGCATGTGCTGCTGCCAATGCCACGCTCGATATCATGGCAGAAAATGCCGTATGGGACTTCGCAAAACACTATCAGCAGACCATTGAAAAGACGATAGCGCAGTGGCAGCAAGAGGGTATAACGCCTTGGTTATATAGTTTAACCGGTATCGGTGCTATGCGTGGCATTGAACTGCGTCATCCGTCTCACGGTACGCACCCAAGCGTGATGGCCTATATTTTAGCGGAAGCTCGTAAGCAAGGACTGCTGTTGATGCCTAGTGGTAAATACCGCCATATTATTCGCTTATTACCGCCATTAACGATTGAGCCTGAAACCCTACAAGAAGGTCTTGATATCTTGAAAGGCATTCTAGCATCCATCCCAAACGAGCTGCCGATTCAATGAGTAATATTGCTTGTAGCTTCTATTTTTCTATATCAAGTAGCCATCATTTTTAACTATTATTCATTTGTCATCACAAGCAGTTTAAGGAGAATAACCGTGAGTTTAGAGCATTTAAGTTCAAACCAAAGAAATATGAGCAGTGATGATATCCGTCATCGTTTTTCGCTCGCTATGTCAAAGATGTATCAAAAAGAAGTGCCGCTATATACTGATCTTATGAATCTGGTCGCTGAAGTTAATAAGGATGTATTGGACAAGCAACCTGAGATTGCTGAACAGCTTAAGAATACTAATGAAATCGATAGACTCAGCATGGAGCGCCATGGAGCGATTCGATTGGGTACGGCGGCAGAGCTTATGATGATGCGTCGTTTGTTTGCAGTTATGGGCATGCACCCGGTCGGTTACTATGACCTAGCGCCTGCTGGCGTGCCAGTGCATTCTACAGCGTTTCGCGCGATTGATACGGCATCGCTCAATAATAGTCCGTTTCGCGTATTTACCTCATTATTGCGTTTAGATTTGATTGGCGATGCGACGCTCAAGCAACAAGCCCAAGCGGCATTGGATGCACGCTGTATTTTTACCGATGACGCAATCAAACTGATTAAAATTTATGAAAACGAGGGCGGTCTAACGAATGAGCAGGGTGAGCAATTTGTCCAAGAAGCGTTAGAGACTTTCCGCTGGCATGAGCAGTCGCCTATCTCGAAAGACGTATATGAGCAGTTGGCAGGTCAGCATCAACTGATTGCCGATGTGGTTGGGTTTAAAGGACCACATATCAATCATTTGACCCCAAGGACGCTAGATATCGATGCCGTCCAACAAGGTATGCAGCGCCGAGGGATTACACCAAAAGCGATCATTGAGGGACCGCCACGCCGTTACTGTCCTATTCTTTTGCGCCAGACCAGTTTTAAGGCATTAGTAGAAGCAGTAAGTTTTAAAGATGTTGAAGGTCAATATGAATCAGGTCAGCATACTGCTCGCTTTGGTGAAATTGAGCAGCGCGGTGTAGCCCTGACCCCAAAAGGCCGTGCCCTTTACGACCAATTGCTAACCGAAGCTCGTGAAAAATTGGGCATGACCCCAAATGAAGACAATGCTGAGCAATATTATCGATTATTAAGCGAATCTTTTGCCGCTTTTCCAGACGATTATCAGACACTGCATCATGAGCAGCTCGCTTATTTCCTCTATCAGGTAGCTGACAAGGAAGCTTTTGCAAATCAGTTCGTGGATCCATCGTCAAACGAGCTCTCTGCTGCTAATCTGCAAAGCCTGATTGAGCAAGATATCATTCGTATCGAGCCGATTGTTTATGAAGACTTTTTGCCTGTGAGTGCAGCCGGTATCTTCCAGTCCAATCTTCATAGAGATAGCGAGAACAGCTATGATGGTCAGTCCAATAAGCAAGAATTTGAGCAAGCCTTAGGCATGCGTGTGCAAGATGAATTGGCATTATATGCGCAGCGGCAGAACGAGAGTCTACAAGCGTGTTTGGCCTCATTACGACAAGTGGCCTAAAGCAACTTATGGTTAAAAGACAAAACAGTGGCGCAGTTAAAAAATTGTTTTAGGCCAGTAAGGTTTAATCCGCTTTAATGCAGTGAAAAGGATATCAGTCAATATATTGATTCATTAAGATTTTATCCACTAAGTTTAGAATGCCATTCCAAAAATGAATGACAGCAAGAAATTTATTATTTTGCAACTTGAGCGACGGCAGGGTAGTTTATAGATCTGCACGGACGTAACGAAATACTATACAAAGGAGTCAGTATGATTAAGCAATATATGTCAGCCATGGGCGTCGACGAAAGCCAGTACCAAGCAGGCGATTTCGCAGTTCATAGCCCTATCGATGGTGAAGTCATCGGTAAGGTCGCTTTGCATCAAGTGAATGATGTCGACACACAAATACAAGATGCTAAAAAAGCCTTCAAAGAATGGCGTACAGTGCCTGCTCCTAAGCGTGGCGAATTGGTCCGTATTTTAGGCGAAGTGCTCCGTGAGCACAAAGAAGATCTAGGCGCGCTAGTTTCTCTAGAAGCCGGTAAAATCAAAGAAGAAGGTCTAGGCGAGGTCCAAGAGATGATCGATATCTGCGACTTTGCAGTAGGTCTATCTCGTCAGCTTTATGGTTTGACTATCGCCTCAGAGCGTCCTGGTCACCACATGCGCGAAACTTGGCAGCCACTCGGCGTCATCGCGGTCATCTCAGCATTTAACTTTCCTGTTGCGGTTTGGTCATGGAACACGGCGCTAGCCTTGGTCTGTGGTAACCCTGTCATCTGGAAACCTTCAGAAAAAACCCCTTTAACCGCCATCGCTTGCCAAGCGCTATTCGAAAAAGCTTTGGCCAAATTTGGTGATGCGCCTGCCAATCTATCTCAGCTCTTATTGGGTGAAGCCGATGTCGGTAATGCGTTGGTTGAGCATAAAGATGTGGCTCTCGTCAGTGCGACGGGCAGCACACGTATGGGCAGAATCGTAGGGCCAAAAGTCGCTGAGCGTTTCGGTAAGTCTTTACTTGAACTTGGTGGTAACAACGCCATGATCCTAACGCCAAGTGCCGATTTAGACCTAGCCTTACGCGGTATTTTATTTTCAGCTGTCGGTACGGCAGGTCAGCGCTGCACCACGCTACGCCGTTTATTTGTCCACGAATCTGTAAAAGATGACATCTTACCACGCGTAAAAGCCGCTTATTCAACCGTGAGCATCGGTCATCCACTAGAAGGCAACTTGGTCGGTCCGCTTATCGATGAAGATAGCTTTAATAACATGCAAGATGCCTTGAGTAAAGCCCGTGCAGCCGGCGGTACAGTGACTGGTGGTGAGCGTGTTTTACAAGATAAGTATCCAAACGCTTACTACGTGACGCCTGCTATTGTTGAGATGGATGCGCAAAATGACGTCGTCCGTCATGAGACTTTCGCGCCTATCTTATATGTCATGACCTATACAGAATTCGACGAAGCTTTAGAGCTGCAAAATGACGTACCACAAGGTTTATCTTCTTGCGTCTTTACCAATGACTTACGTGAAGCTGAGCTGTTCTTAAGTGCCCGCGGTAGTGACTGTGGTATTGCCAACGTCAACATCGGTACCAGCGGTGCTGAGATTGGTGGCGCATTCGGCGGCGAAAAAGAAACCGGCGGTGGTCGTGAGTCAGGCTCTGATGCGTGGAAAAACTACATGCGTCGTCAGACCAATACGGTCAACTACTCAACTGAGCTACCACTAGCACAAGGTATTAATTTCGGTTAATGCAAGCCATAGTTGCTAATGTAAAAGTGTGTTTTTAGCCAGTTAAGCGCGCGTTATGTGCGCTTAACTGCCCTTAGCATTACTTGTATCCTTTTAAATTCTGTTTTGAATCTATTTTTAGACCGTCAATAAGCCGCAAAGATAGCGGATAGCCGTTTTAATTAAGATTACTGTTTAACGCTTTATTTTTTAAACCCTTTTAATGATTCATGAATATCTTTCAAATATTTATTTTGATTGATGGCAATACTTTATTCTTTAACATGATTATTAAGTTATTGTTTTAATTGATTATTTAATATAAATGCATTTAGAGAAGTGACTTAGGTCACTAGATTGGTTTGCATCTGACCAATGAGCAACATCGTACGATGACTATATACCAATGGATTTGGTTTTAACTACTAGGATAGGTAGATATATTATGATTGCAGATAAACCTCACAAACCGCATGACCCTGATATCGAAGGTTATGATCCTTCTTCTAGCTTCCTGCTAGATATTGCCCCACTGATACTGACTGCCATTATTCTAATGGTGCAATTTTTTGTCTTTAAAGATTTTACTCCGCATATTCCGCTAGCATGTGGCATCTTGATCACCGGTCTGTTTATGAAGATACGTGGTCGCAGCTGGGATGGTATGGAAGAGCGTTTTTTAAAGGTTGTGAAAATTGGTCTGCCTGCCATGATCATCTTGATGGGTGTAGGGATGCTCATCGGTGCTTGGATTATCGCCGGCACTGTACCCACTATTTTATACTACGGCTTTAGTGTTTTTTCTCCCTCCTCATTTCTAGTCTCTGTTTGTCTTATTTGTGCCATTATTTCAGTAGCAACGGGTACCTCTTGGGGCACGGTTGGCACAGTCGGTTTAGCTATGATGGGTATTGGTTTGGGGTTAGGTATTCCACCGTCACTAACAGGTGGTGCCATCGTCTCTGGTGCTTTTTTTGGCGACAAAATGTCTCCGTTGTCTGACACCACGAACTTAACACCAGCTGCTGCCGGTGTTGACCTCTGGGACCATATCCGTGGCATGTTGCCGACGACTGTACCTGCCATGGTGACTGCTCTGATTCTCTATGCTTGGATTGGTATGAGCTACGGCGCAGACAATGTCGATCTCACCTCAATCAAAGAAATACAAACCTCATTAGCAGCGAACTATAACCTGAGCATTATTACTTTATTACCTGCTGTTGTCGTCGTCATTGCAGCTGTTATGAAAATGCCAGCCATTCCAACGGTATTGTCAGGTGTGGTAGTCGCAGGTCTTGTCGCATTCTTTATGCAAGGCGTCGGTGTCCATGACATCTTTAACGTCCTACAAAACGGTTTTAAAAGTGAGACCGGCTTTGCTGTGGTCGATCAACTGTTGTCTAAAGGTGGCGTGATGTCCATGACTTGGGTCGTGACCTTAACTATCTTTGCACTAGCTTTTGTCGGTTCAATTGAGCATTACGGTACATTAAAAGCCATCATGGCCAAAATCAACAACATGGTGAAATCGAGATTTGGTTTAGTGATTACGACTTATGCCAGTACCATCGGTGTTGGTACGCTTATCGGTGATGTCTATACCACGCTAGTCTTACCGGGTCGTCTGCTCAAAGATAAGTATAAAGAGATGGGTTACAAGCGCACGACGCTTACTCGCTCTATCGAAGATACGGGTACGCTGTTATCGCCACTTATTCCTTGGAATATGGGCGGTAGCTTTGTCGCGGCAACCCTAGGTATTGCGACCTTAACTTACGCTCCATTCGCCTTTGCCTGCTGGTTATCACCATTGTTTGGCTTGCTATGGGTCGTCTTAAATAAATTTATTCCTCGTGAAAAACCGACTGTCATCGATAACACAAGCACGCTCTCTACCGTAGAAAACGTATAATTTAGAAGGAACTTGAGATGTTGCAAGAGCAATGTTTGTGGAGCGTCACTGCGCCCAAAACTCACCACTACGATACCCTAACAAGCGAAACGCAAACACGAGTTTGTATCATCGGCGGTGGTTATACTGGACTGTCTGCTGCGATCCATCTGGCGGAGCAAGGAGTGGCGGTGGTGTTACTAGAGAGTAAGATCATCGGTAGCGGCGGCTCAGGACGCAATGTGGGTTTTGTGAATGCCGGTACTTGGGCTCGTCCTGATGACCTCAATAAAATCATGGGAGAAGAGGTTGGTGAACGTTTAGGGACTGCGCTCGGTCAGGCGCCAAGTCTCGTGTTTGACATCATCGATCGCCATCATATTGATGCAAAGGATACGCGTACGGGCAATATCCATATGGCACACAATGCCAAGGGTGAAGCCGATGTGGACATCCGTTATGATCAGTTGATACGTCGCGGTGTTCATGCCGAGGTGTTAACCGGTGCGCGCTGCCATGAATACTGCGGGACAACCAGTATCAATAAGGCTCTGCTCGATCATCGTGCGGGCACTATTAACCCATCCGCATACGTCAATGGCTTAGCGGCAGCCGCGACTAAATTAGGCGTACGTATCTATGAGCACTCGGCAGTAACCTCAGTTGAGAAATCTGATGGTAATTGGTATGTGCGTACGGCTGATGCGGCAGTGAAAGCTGAAAAAGTCATCATCGCGACCAATGCTTATACCGAAGGCGAATGGACAGATATTAAGAAGACGTTCTATTTGGTTGATTATTATCAAATTGCCTCTGAGCCATTGACCGGTGAAGTGGCAGATCGAATATTGCCTTATAAAACAGGCGCTTGGGATACGCGATTGGCATTGTCCAGTATTCGCCGTGATAAAGAGGGTCGTTTACTCCTTGGCACCGTCGGTGGCAAAGCCATGAAGTCCAAAACCTTCTATCAAAACTGGGCGAATGTCGTACAAAAGAGCTATTTCCCAGATCTGCCTAAATTTAAGTGGCAGTATGAGTGGTACGGTCACTTTGGCTTTACGCAAGACCATATCATGCGTATCTTTGAGCCAGAAGACGGTATCCTTGCCGCGACTGCATACAATGGGCGTGGGATTACCACAGGTACTATGATTGGTAAATGCTTTGCCGATTATATTATCTCAGGTGACCGCGATGTCTTGCCATTACCTTTTAAGACCGTTAAAGAAGCTAAGGTGAGCATGTCGGGACTGCGTTCGGGCTATACGGAGCTGGGGCTGACTTTGTATCATATGGGTCAATGTCTCAAAATCATAGCCTAGTTTTTTGACGCAGGGCGTTGTGTTTATTTATTGCCGCCGCTGATCTGGCAGAGAGATTAAGTGAACGGCACACTGCTTTTATTTATTTGGAGTGTATATTGTGACTGATTTTTCAGCACTGCCTACTTTAGAAGCTGGGCATGCTTTAACCACGCTAGCATTGACTGAGCAAGTATTGTCTATATTGCAAGAGCAGCATGGTTATGATGCATCACAGATTAAGACGGATACTGTGAGTCTAGAGCATTGGGGTAAAGACTGGACCAAACATTTTGCGCCAGCACCCTCTGCTATCGTATTTCCGAAATCTACTAAGCAGGTCCAAGCCTTAGTAAAGCTGGCAAATGAGTATAATATTGTTATCACACCGAGTGGTGGTCGTACTGGGCTATCGGCAGGTGCAGTCGCTAGCAATGGTGAGATAGTCGTCAGCCTAGATAAGATGAATAAAATTGTTCAGTTTTATCCGGCTGATCGTTTGGTAGAGGTGGAGGCCGGTGTGATTACTGCGCAGCTACAGCAATTTGCCGAAGCGCAGGATTTGTATTATCCGGTTGATTTTGCCTCAGCAGGTTCGAGTCAGATCGGTGGTAATATTGGTACCAATGCTGGCGGGATTAAAGTGATTCGCTATGGCATGACACGTCAATGGGTAATGGGTCTAACTGTCGTGACGGGCAAAGGTGATATCCTTAAGCTGAATCGAGGCATGATTAAAAACGCTACTGGCTATGATTTACGTCAATTATTTATTGGCGCTGAAGGCACATTAGGTATCGTCACCGAAGCACAAATGAAGCTCAACCGTCCACCCCAAGATTTGACCGTGATGGTGCTCGGCATGGATGAATTTGACCATGTGATGCAGGTGTTAGCGGCTTTTCAAGCACAAATTGATTTGACTGCGTTTGAGTTCTTTGATGAGGTGGCGGTTGATAAATTAATGGCGACTGGGCATGTGCAAGAGCCGTTTGAAGCTCGAACCAAATACTACGTTTTATTAGAATTCGAAGCGCCGTATGAGCCGATTATGGATAAGGCGATGGCTATCTTTGAAGACTGTATGGATAATGGTTGGATAGTTGATGGGGTAATGAGTCAGAGTATGGCTCAGGCGATGGACTTGTGGAAGCTGCGCGAGTATATCTCTGAGACGATTTCAGTATTCACGCCGTATAAAAATGACATATCAGTACTCATCAGCCATGTGCCAAACTTTATCCATGATATAGAAACGATCGTAAACGCCAAATATCCAGATTTTGAGATTTGCTGGTTTGGACATATTGGTGATGGCAACTTGCATCTCAATATTTTAAAGCCCGAGAATTTATCGAAAGATGAATTCTTTGGGCAATGCCAGACGGTAAATAATTCTATCTTTGAGGTAGTACAGAAGTATGGTGGTTCGATCTCAGCAGAACATGGCGTGGGTATGACTAAAAAGCCTTATCTACACTATAGCCGTAGCGAAACCGAGATTGATTATCTGCGTGAGATTAAGAAAGTGCTCGATCCCAATGGTATTATGAATCGCGGCAAGATTTTTGATCTTTAGTTGAATGGTATCGTAATCAACTAAGACTTATTTTTAATAAAAACTATAAGGAACTCTCATGCATATTTTAGACAGCAAAACGGTAAAGAGTCAATTGACAATGACCATGGCTATCGACTCAATCGAGCAGCTGTTGACCTTACAAGTGCAGCATCCAGAGTGGATTAAGTGCCCTGAGCGCTTGGTCATTCCAACTTTCACTGCCAGTGATAAAAACAGTGGCTCACATCTATCGATGCCTTCAGTATTGTTCGACGGTCATGAAGAATTTGCTATCGTTAAACTGGTCACTATTTGTCCAGATAATCCAAAGCGAAATCTACCGACGACTACCGCTGTGGTGAGTGTCTCAAACAATGATACGGGTGAAATCCTTGCCTTCATGGATGGTGTTTATGTCACTCAAGTACGTACGGCAGCGCTATCAGGTATCGCAAGTAAGTATCTAGCAAAGCCAGATAGCCAGCAAGTGTCAGTCATCGGCTGTGGCGGGATGGCGTATGAGCAGCTGAATGCTGTGCTCACTGTATGTCCAAATATCAAAAAGGTAACGCTATGGAATCGAGCTGCTAAGGGTGCAAATACCTTTAAAACACAGTTTTCTGAACAGTATCCAGAATGGTCGGTCACCATCGAAGTCTGCGAAGATATCGCGAGCGCTGTAAAAGATGCCGATGTGATTAACTTGGCGACACGTGCAACCGAAGGCTTGTTTGAGATAAACCAAATTAAAGCCGATGTACATATTAATGCGGTAGGCGCTTATCAACCTGAGATGAAAGAAGTCAGTGATTCCGTCATTGAAGCCTGCTCACACGTTTTCATCGATGATATCGCGGGCGGACGTCATGAAGCGGGCGATTTAATTCAAGCAGATGCTGCTGAGGGTTGTAGTTGGACTTGGGACGATTTAAGTGGCGATTTAGCGGACTTGGTCACAAAAAATATTACTATCAATCAATATAAAAAAGGCATCACCCTGTTCAAATCTGTTGGGGCTGCCAGTTTTGATGCGGCAGTCGCTTTGAAAGTTGCTCAAAAAGCTAAAGACGAAGGTTTGGGTCAGCTGATTACTTGGGGGTAGTGATATGCGCTATGACGTTATTGTGATTGGTGCCGGCATAGTAGGAACCTCTATTGCTTGGCATCTGCAGAAAAACAATGCTCAAGTTCTCTTGCTAGATAAAAAATGCCCAGGAGAAGAAACTTCCTATGGTAATGCCGGTATCATTACAAGAGAGGCGGTAAATACAAAACCGTTCCCTAGAAGTTTTAAAGAAATATCTAGAGTATTACCCAATAAAAGTGCTGATATTCGATACCGTTGGTCTGCAATATATCGTCTTCAGCGCCCGTTATTACAGTATTGGATTCACTCAAGTCCAAAAAACGTTGAAGAGATTGATGACGAGTGGGCTACGCTTATTCAGCATTGCACAGACGAGCATGAGCCTATGATTAGAGCGTCAGGCGCTGATGAACTGGTCAGTAAAATAGGTTGGATTGAGCTTCATTGTAAATCAAGTAGTTTTGAAAAATCCATTAATAAAGCGGTAAAAGCGGCGGATAAAGGCGTGGAGTATCAGGTTCTATCGCTAGCAGAGCTCCAAGCGCTAGAGCCAAATGTGAACTTTACAGATTATGTCGGTGGTATACACTGGAAAAACTCTTGGCAGATAAAAAATCCCGGCAGTCTTGTGAAAGCATATGCTAAAAATTTTGAAGCAATGGCAGGAGAAATAAAACAATCCACCGTAAAAAATATGATACAGACAGAAGAGGGCTGGCAGGTCATTACCGATAGCGGAACCTACCTATGTCAGAATTTGGTCATTGCTGCTGGTCCTTGGTCAGCTGATCT
The window above is part of the Psychrobacter cryohalolentis K5 genome. Proteins encoded here:
- a CDS encoding LysR substrate-binding domain-containing protein codes for the protein MKTDTNPSLAFRRYPSTTALQCFETAARHLSFTNAALELHMTQSAISKQVAQLEEMLNISLFYRTSQRISLTPAGKAYYIDVLSILKHIETATTNLMSHSSNLEVLKMVSHPTFCARWLIPALHGFSQENPLIRLDIKEQVGPFFSEEHDIDIAFLYGEGTWSGMQNVKLFDEYCVAVCRPDYLQGKDLQPQQSDSYVLLQLSSRPSAWYEYFKQQLISLDGTFVGPRFDTFHACISAALTGYGVALVPLRLVAPELQSGQLMMAWKYAAKGRGAYYMSYPLSLGNSHKTKVMQEWIARYLETSSQSQVELASLLGITCTSISHG
- a CDS encoding 2-aminoadipate transaminase; translation: MDSLYNVTDAFTMVHPVTLSKGKNAHVWDTNGKHYIDFVGGIGVLNFGHCHPHIVDAIIDQSQNLIHYAYNAAGHLPYQKLMPRLCDLVPIAGKLAGMLTNCGAEATENAIKIARMKTGRVGVIAFDGGFHGRTLAAVNLNGKVAPYKRGLGPLAGSVYHIPFPSPDNNISDQQAIDTLLRLFEVETDIGNIGAIIAEPVQGEGGFQLMSSKFAQYLRKFCDDHGILLIMDEIQSGFGRTGTPFAFSHLGIEPDMVLLGKSIAGGLPLGAVIGKGTVMNDLPKGSLGGTYSGNPVACAAANATLDIMAENAVWDFAKHYQQTIEKTIAQWQQEGITPWLYSLTGIGAMRGIELRHPSHGTHPSVMAYILAEARKQGLLLMPSGKYRHIIRLLPPLTIEPETLQEGLDILKGILASIPNELPIQ
- a CDS encoding 2-oxoadipate dioxygenase/decarboxylase HglS; its protein translation is MSSDDIRHRFSLAMSKMYQKEVPLYTDLMNLVAEVNKDVLDKQPEIAEQLKNTNEIDRLSMERHGAIRLGTAAELMMMRRLFAVMGMHPVGYYDLAPAGVPVHSTAFRAIDTASLNNSPFRVFTSLLRLDLIGDATLKQQAQAALDARCIFTDDAIKLIKIYENEGGLTNEQGEQFVQEALETFRWHEQSPISKDVYEQLAGQHQLIADVVGFKGPHINHLTPRTLDIDAVQQGMQRRGITPKAIIEGPPRRYCPILLRQTSFKALVEAVSFKDVEGQYESGQHTARFGEIEQRGVALTPKGRALYDQLLTEAREKLGMTPNEDNAEQYYRLLSESFAAFPDDYQTLHHEQLAYFLYQVADKEAFANQFVDPSSNELSAANLQSLIEQDIIRIEPIVYEDFLPVSAAGIFQSNLHRDSENSYDGQSNKQEFEQALGMRVQDELALYAQRQNESLQACLASLRQVA
- a CDS encoding L-piperidine-6-carboxylate dehydrogenase, which gives rise to MIKQYMSAMGVDESQYQAGDFAVHSPIDGEVIGKVALHQVNDVDTQIQDAKKAFKEWRTVPAPKRGELVRILGEVLREHKEDLGALVSLEAGKIKEEGLGEVQEMIDICDFAVGLSRQLYGLTIASERPGHHMRETWQPLGVIAVISAFNFPVAVWSWNTALALVCGNPVIWKPSEKTPLTAIACQALFEKALAKFGDAPANLSQLLLGEADVGNALVEHKDVALVSATGSTRMGRIVGPKVAERFGKSLLELGGNNAMILTPSADLDLALRGILFSAVGTAGQRCTTLRRLFVHESVKDDILPRVKAAYSTVSIGHPLEGNLVGPLIDEDSFNNMQDALSKARAAGGTVTGGERVLQDKYPNAYYVTPAIVEMDAQNDVVRHETFAPILYVMTYTEFDEALELQNDVPQGLSSCVFTNDLREAELFLSARGSDCGIANVNIGTSGAEIGGAFGGEKETGGGRESGSDAWKNYMRRQTNTVNYSTELPLAQGINFG
- the nhaC gene encoding Na+/H+ antiporter NhaC, whose amino-acid sequence is MIADKPHKPHDPDIEGYDPSSSFLLDIAPLILTAIILMVQFFVFKDFTPHIPLACGILITGLFMKIRGRSWDGMEERFLKVVKIGLPAMIILMGVGMLIGAWIIAGTVPTILYYGFSVFSPSSFLVSVCLICAIISVATGTSWGTVGTVGLAMMGIGLGLGIPPSLTGGAIVSGAFFGDKMSPLSDTTNLTPAAAGVDLWDHIRGMLPTTVPAMVTALILYAWIGMSYGADNVDLTSIKEIQTSLAANYNLSIITLLPAVVVVIAAVMKMPAIPTVLSGVVVAGLVAFFMQGVGVHDIFNVLQNGFKSETGFAVVDQLLSKGGVMSMTWVVTLTIFALAFVGSIEHYGTLKAIMAKINNMVKSRFGLVITTYASTIGVGTLIGDVYTTLVLPGRLLKDKYKEMGYKRTTLTRSIEDTGTLLSPLIPWNMGGSFVAATLGIATLTYAPFAFACWLSPLFGLLWVVLNKFIPREKPTVIDNTSTLSTVENV
- a CDS encoding L-pipecolate oxidase — encoded protein: MLQEQCLWSVTAPKTHHYDTLTSETQTRVCIIGGGYTGLSAAIHLAEQGVAVVLLESKIIGSGGSGRNVGFVNAGTWARPDDLNKIMGEEVGERLGTALGQAPSLVFDIIDRHHIDAKDTRTGNIHMAHNAKGEADVDIRYDQLIRRGVHAEVLTGARCHEYCGTTSINKALLDHRAGTINPSAYVNGLAAAATKLGVRIYEHSAVTSVEKSDGNWYVRTADAAVKAEKVIIATNAYTEGEWTDIKKTFYLVDYYQIASEPLTGEVADRILPYKTGAWDTRLALSSIRRDKEGRLLLGTVGGKAMKSKTFYQNWANVVQKSYFPDLPKFKWQYEWYGHFGFTQDHIMRIFEPEDGILAATAYNGRGITTGTMIGKCFADYIISGDRDVLPLPFKTVKEAKVSMSGLRSGYTELGLTLYHMGQCLKIIA
- a CDS encoding FAD-binding oxidoreductase, with protein sequence MTEQVLSILQEQHGYDASQIKTDTVSLEHWGKDWTKHFAPAPSAIVFPKSTKQVQALVKLANEYNIVITPSGGRTGLSAGAVASNGEIVVSLDKMNKIVQFYPADRLVEVEAGVITAQLQQFAEAQDLYYPVDFASAGSSQIGGNIGTNAGGIKVIRYGMTRQWVMGLTVVTGKGDILKLNRGMIKNATGYDLRQLFIGAEGTLGIVTEAQMKLNRPPQDLTVMVLGMDEFDHVMQVLAAFQAQIDLTAFEFFDEVAVDKLMATGHVQEPFEARTKYYVLLEFEAPYEPIMDKAMAIFEDCMDNGWIVDGVMSQSMAQAMDLWKLREYISETISVFTPYKNDISVLISHVPNFIHDIETIVNAKYPDFEICWFGHIGDGNLHLNILKPENLSKDEFFGQCQTVNNSIFEVVQKYGGSISAEHGVGMTKKPYLHYSRSETEIDYLREIKKVLDPNGIMNRGKIFDL